Genomic DNA from Carnobacterium inhibens subsp. inhibens DSM 13024:
TAGTTCTAAAAGTATCGGAATTGTATTTAATAATATTGATATAATCGTTAAAACCCATAGGACTGTTGTCATAGTAGGTACTACATCTAATAAAGCAGCCCAATCTTTTACCTTTACCCAATCGGATATTATGCTGTGCTCTGCAACAAGCGTCAGTGCTGTGAATGACAATCCCATTGACATTGCTACTTTATAATCTTTGCCTACTTTATATAAATAAAGATTTAAAACAGTTGCTACTATAGCAATAATTCCTAATACTAGAAACATAATTATTCCTCCAATTTTTTTAAATTGTGTTCAGTGTTATAAGTATCTTATTCTAAGTATTATGACTTATCAATACATGGAATTGCATATAATCGTGTATCGAAAAGGAAAGGGTCACAAAACTCACATAAAACATATGTGAGTTTTGTGACCCTTTTTATTGTGTTTATCTACTACTAGTCTTATTTAATTACATATCAGATTAAACTTTTTGTAGGTGTTATTTTAGGAATCGTGACAAAGTTAAACGACTACTTCCATTTTTAGTTTTCCGCCTACAGATTCCACGATGTCACTTAATGTTTGTACACTAATGTTTTGTGACCCTTTTTCTACTCGAGAAATATAAGATTGTTTTTTTCCAGTTAGAGTAGCTAATTCAGATTGAGTTAGATGTTTTTCTTCTCTAATTCTTAAAAGAATGTTTGCAGCTTGATAGCTAGCTTCAGTTTCTTTCCACGCTTCAGCAAACTCTGGTGTTTCCATTTGGGTGTCGAAGTAACTTTTTAGTTTATTTTCCATCATTTTCACCCTTTCTTTCTAGATAGTCTTTACGATACTCTTTGGATTTAGTAATTTCTCTTGAAGGAGTTTTTTGTGTTTTTTTCGTGAAACCATGTGTGATAATATATTTATTATGACTAAAATGAAAATATAAACACCTAAAAATGTTGCTTGAGAATTTTACTCGAAGTTCGTAAATGCCATCATCTAAGTGATCGATATATCCTGGTGGAGAATGGACTCCAAAATCTTCCACAATAGTTATTGCTCTTAATACTTTAGCTCTAGATTTTACATCTAAACTATCTAAATACTCCAAAAAGGGAGCTTCACCGTTTTCTTTTCATAGACATCGAAATTATATTTTTTCATACTTTTAGTATAACTTATAAGTGATAATGTGTAAACAATCTTATTTAGGAAATCGAATACTAGGTACTATTGATTTTATGAGAATACATAAAATTGTTTGAAAACGTGTATTGATAAAACTACAGTTTCATTTAAAAATTTATAACTGAAGTACTTTTTTATTTGATTTTTAGTGTATGTAAACCAGTGGTTGCTAACTGTAAACGAATAGGTGCGTTACTTTTTAAGCGGAAATTGAGAGAATATAGTTATTAAGTTAAGGAGGATAGTAATGATTTAAACTTGTGTTTAAGAGTTAGACATCCAATTTCATGTTATGAATACATGAGATTCTATAAAATCATATATTGAAGAAAATAGGTAGCTGCTAAAAACAAGCGAGCGACTCTCTTAAAATTAGATCTGTAAAAGATTTTTTATTTCAATTTCAGAGATACTTTTTTTAGCGGTTAAAAATACTTTTTTCTTCTCTTTTACCAATGGTAACAATCTCAATAATTTCTATCTGATTATCTGTTGGTGGTTTAAAGATGAGACAAATGCCTAATTTTTGGTTCTTTAACAAAAAATTAGGACTTAAAATATCAATCTGCAATCGCTTAAAGTGATTGCTATTCGAAGATAATAGCTGTACTAACAATTGGGAATTTAAAAATACTAGACTTTTAATAGTGCTTAATTAAAATCTATTTTTCACTAATCAAAATAAAAATACATAAATTCGAAAATGTCGCTAGTTTAAAAGTCTTTAAAAAATTTTAACTAGAAGAACTAATCAATAAAAAGGAACTCAAAAAGAGGAGAATTGATATGTGCGGATTTGTTGGGTATATTTCCAATGTGGAAAATGCAATACAAAAAACAATAGAGAACAATATTAATGAGATGAATAAAATGATTGTACATAGAGGACCAGATGAAGAAGGGTATTATAAAGATAATACGATTGCTTTAGGTTTTAGAAGATTAAGTATTATCGATATTGAAAAAGGGCACCAACCATTATCTTATGAAAATGAACGGTATTGGATTATTTTTAATGGGGAAATTTATAATTATATAGAGTTAAGAAAAAACTAAGTGGTCAAGGGTATTTATTTAAAACGGATAGTGATACCGAAGTTATCATTGCAGCTTATTCAGCCTATAAAGAAGAAGTAGTGGATAAATTAAGAGGAATGTTTGCATTTGTGATTTGGGACAAAGTAGAAAAAACATTCTTTGGAGCTCGTGATCATTTTGGGATTAAACCTTTTTATTATGCAGTAGAAGAACAAGGCCTATATGTGGCTTCTGAAAAGAAAGCTATTCTAAAAGTGGTTCAAGACCGACAATTAGATCAAATTGCTTTACAAAATTATTTAACTTTTCAATATGTTCCAGGATCAGAAACGATGCACCAATCAATTAAGGAACTACTTCCTGGTCATTTTATGACAAAGAAATTAAATGAGACAGTAAAAATTACGAGATATTGGCAGGCTGATTTTTCACCCATTAACAAATCAGAAGATTTTTTTACAAAAGAAATTCGAACAAGCTTATGGGATTCCGTTGAAAAACATATGAGGTCAGACGTTACAGTTGGTTCCTTCTTATCAGGAGGAATTGATTCGTCAATCATTGTAGCAATGGCACGCGAGTTTAATCCTAAGCTTAAGACATTATCCGTTGGATTTGAAAGAGACGGATACAATGAAATTAATTTAGCTGAAGAGACGGCAGAAGAGTTAAAAGTAGAAAACTTTAGTCATACGATTACTGTAGAA
This window encodes:
- a CDS encoding helix-turn-helix domain-containing protein; translated protein: MMENKLKSYFDTQMETPEFAEAWKETEASYQAANILLRIREEKHLTQSELATLTGKKQSYISRVEKGSQNISVQTLSDIVESVGGKLKMEVVV
- a CDS encoding type II toxin-antitoxin system RelE/ParE family toxin; translated protein: MEYLDSLDVKSRAKVLRAITIVEDFGVHSPPGYIDHLDDGIYELRVKFSSNIFRCLYFHFSHNKYIITHGFTKKTQKTPSREITKSKEYRKDYLERKGENDGK